Sequence from the Brachionichthys hirsutus isolate HB-005 chromosome 4, CSIRO-AGI_Bhir_v1, whole genome shotgun sequence genome:
CCCTGTATTTAGTTGCGAGGGCATCTAGCTCGTCACACACAGATTAGCTTTTGGGTTGCTAATGTTGTGTACCCCAATGTGTGTGTCGTTGTTTTTTTGACTGCCTTCAAAATGGTTTCAGGCCAGTATTATTAAAGCTGAATTGATTGGCGATGTGAAAACCACATTTCAGTGGATCCTTTGAGTTGAACTCAGATCAGGATAAGACACGGCAACACCGATACCCGCTGCAGCACAAGGTAGCCACGTTACCAGCTTGTAACATGTGTGCGCAGCTGAACCGATTACTTCATATGAGGAAAAAGGGATCAAGCtccttttttaatgacatttgtgtAAAGATCAAAGAGAGGTTGACTTTATCGCAGCGCTCTGCACTTCCATCTCAGGAATacgaggcagcagcagcagtttttcCAATGAGAAGCAGGTGTTGGCATTTTCTGAGCGGTTTTAAGCAGCTTCATAATTAGGGCTGCCTGACTGGAGGCCCCCCCCCGGTGATCAGGACACATAAAGAGCCATGGAAACACCAGACACAAAATGACTGGCTTCCATCACCAGCAACgtcaccagtgtgtgtgtgtgtgtgcgtgcaagtgTAAATAGATGACAAAACTCGTcattaaaatcagattttctgTGGATGATGTGAACACAAAATTTGATTGATTCTgattaaagaaatatttttttaatcaatatatGGTTTTAGATCGGATGCATTCCTGGCCATGCAACAGAAATACAAAATGATGGATAGGAATTAAAGTgactttgaaataaaaaatcctgAGCTTAACATTCTATATGAGCCTGACTTTTTAACTTGCTACCAGGAAATTTGTCACTTGCAACAGCATGACACAAAATAACTATCTGATTTGTACAGCAGCACAAGGGCTGAGAAGATAAGGACACCATTGAATTTGTATTTTGCTGCTCATTGTAAAAGCAGATTAATTCACCTTCAATCAACGTAAACGGCAAATCCGTGTTTATTGCCTGTAAAACGATTGCTACCCACCACGAACCTTGTTAAACTCAAACACATGAAGCCTTTGTTAATCTTTGAGAAATAAAtagcttaaaaaaaaccttaaatGAAACATTGAAAGTTCTCAATAAGTGAAGCCACAAAGAACATTCAGGCTGATCTAAGTGAAAATGAGGTTTTCATTATCAGAGTAGAAAATGGCTCTGCAGAttgttttgattatttttctatATAATCAATATTATAGCTGTTTTATAGATTTTGACAGCAAAATTAATAATAACGATTTAAAAAATACTCTGTTAGAATTATCTAAAGCTTTTTTGTTGTGTGCCTTTGTTACtttttgggtaaaaaaaaaatgcattcgaATAGGTTTACAGATTTGGAGAATGTATGCAACTACAACTGTAATAATGTTGTTCACTAGATAAGTGCTGAAAATGCTGGGAATTAATCCAGGAATGATTCCTCAGTACTTGCGATCTGCTGGAGACAAACGTCCAAGTGAAAGTAGCCCAAAACATTCCAGATGTTTGGGGCTTCACCTTTCCACATCTGTTTCTGCTCTTCTTTCAGCCCCTGGTTACTTCTCCATCTTTTCACGCTCTTCCTTCCTGACATTGTTGTCACCTGTAACCATCACAACTTTCACAAGTGAAGACTTCTTCGCCTTGACGACCATCACTTTATACTGTATTttatacaaagaaaaaaacacaatccatACTCATCTGTTTATtataagaagaataaaaaacacacacacacaccatgacaTGAAAGGGTACAGAGTGAAAATGATGAGGGACACAGAACAGTTATCCACTCCCAATATATTAATATACACAGCTGCTAGGCTATGTTCAATAGATGTCTGAAGTAAGACATCTGTagaagaaatgtttaaaaaaaaaacccagaggcTGTTGGAAAAACTAAAATAGCATAACCTTCCCATAATAAAATAGTCAAAGAAAAAGCTACTATAAATTCTGATAGATAATCAATACTCAATGACAATTATCACACCTAATCTGCATTCACACACTGAGATAATATAGATCACTTATACTGTGCTCTCTATCGGAAAATCACTAAATACACAGGCTCACTTTAGCAAAGGACTCTGGGAGATGAAGTTTAGTGGTTTCCATAATTTGTCCTTTTATCTTGCTTTGGAAAataagcttttcttttttctctccatctttaaATCACATACAGTAATCTACAGAACAGCCACTTTAATCCCACCTTTCTCCCAGTGCTCAAAGGAATGTCAAAGACAGCAAATGttctctcaaacacacaaacacacacacacactgaagtgtGACGATACAGTACAGATAACGAAGCAATATTGTGTGTCAAAGTTCATCCAAAATATTTGCGTTCACTGTGAATATAAATCGACAATGTGATTGATGTTGTTAGAATGCTGTTGTGACATCTATAGATGGATGATCCTCATCGTGTTTTAGATCCTCTTGACAGGACACGCAGCGGCTACATGTGCCCTAGAATTCCAGCAGAAGGAATCTCTATGCTCTTAAATGAATCTTAAGGCCTTTAACTGCAAGCGACCggttcctgctgcaggaggaaggacAGTACAGATGCATGCTGGTTATTCCATCCGTCTTACTCAGTCTCTTGTTGCTCATTGACCTTCAGCTCAGACTCCAAAAACACGGACGTCCATGTCCTGCCTCCTCTTACCTACAGCCTTAGTCTTGTTTGATCTTTATTTaatggttttttttccccagcagcAGCTTGAGTGTGTCTGTATCATATGACTAAACTGAGCATCTTGTAATTATATAGCGCCAGAGAcgtttttatttaacctttatttcaCCAGGTAAGTCAgttgagaatgaattctcttttgcaataatgacctggacctaagttgcatgtttttggtggcgggaggaagccggagaacccggagagaacccacgcagacacggggagaacgtgcaaactccacacagaaaggccactcttctttttgtcttctttggCGTCAATGTGCCGAAAACCAAAATCTCCTGCCAGCGATCCACTGACTGACTTTCAGTCTGTAAAGCCCACAGGTTTCAGCACAGCCTCAGTCAAGCAACACTCATGCACACTGAAAGAACCAATGAAGGTCAAATAGGGTCAAAGAAATCAgatagaacaaaaaaaaacaacaaaaactacACTGCATTTTGATCCCAGCCCGAGCTCCAGTGTGGGTTAATATATACAACAAGAATAACTGAGAGACACAGACAGTgctttacaataataataaaaaaccacAGGGACAGGAGAAACTACCAAGACCGAAGAGTCTGTCCAGTTTATGGTGTCTTTAAAGGCAAACAGGGGGAGGAAATTAAGCCTACGGTGccaaaagaacagaaaaataagtTACATCAGATGGACAGGAAAGATGGACTAAATGATGACATCAGAAATGGTAGAAATCTTTGttaacagctgcaggttctAGATTGCTCCAAAAGTCCCTCCTCTGAATTTACCGGCCGACTCTTCGTCCGTCTCCATCTTCCCTCAGAGTCGAGTCCTTGTGTTACCACAATGCAAACAAATCTTCAGACCCACAACCGCCAGCTTCTTCGCTCTCTCTGCCGGGGATTTACTCTTATAATGTAATCCCAGCCTCTTAAGTCAGTTTGTCATCTTACGGgagtccagagagagagagagagagagagcgaggcgcTACTGAGGAAAGCCACAAAGGCCCGTGCGTCTTGGCAGTCTGGGCTCACTGGCTGACATGCGGCCTCAGGGCTTGGTAAAGTCCTTCAAAGGTGGGCCGGTCGGGTATGTCGCGACCCCAGCAGCGCATCATCAGCTCAAAGAGAGATGGTGGGCAGAGTGGAGGGGCATAAAGGAAGATCTAGTCGAGAAATACAGCAGAATAAAAGCGGTCACATAGAATAAAGCCACTCATAGtgatcaaaaaaacaaaaagcaaaagcaaagcaCTGGAAGGTCTAAGTCACTGCTGCAGCGTTCCTACActgagctgtctgtctgtgggtcCCAACTCGCTGTATTTGACTGGTAAacataaatgttgtgttttaattCAATGTAGAACATCATCTCAAATATAGATAAAATGTTACATCACTAAAATATTGCTCTGCTCTTCAGCAAACATCTTGTCCTGAGCCTCCTTTTGGGAGCCATCGCTGTAAGTAAGGCTCCGCAACCGACTCAACAATAACTGCACACCGCCCTCTAGTGGAAGACCTGCAACTGGCTTAGTGGGAGATTGTTAGCCGGTTGGATTTGTCTGCTAGTTTGACCGGCATGTCTTAAAAGGTTTAACTAGCCCAAAACAACCCAGTCCCGTTGATGCAAATGTGCAGGAGGGGGCTCGGCAGTGGACATGAAGAAACACGAGCTCCTGTCCTTtgaggtgcgtgtgtgtgtgtgtgtgtgtgtgtgattaaacCATACCTGTCTGCCCTGGTTCCTGAAGAACTCGCCAGTGTTCTCTATGACCTGTTCATCGGACAGCAGGCTGTAGGGCTGCTCCTTACACAGGGTGAAGATCTCCCACAGGGTGACGCCAAATGCCCAGACGTCGCTGGCCGTGGTGAACTTACCCtggaagagaggcagacagagacaccGGAGTGCAATCAAAACGGTTTGTTTTAACTCCGGTGATTCTAAGGAACAAATGTCGACAGTATTTGGTATTTAAGGCATTTAGGACTGGCATTGACTAAGATAACATGTTAATATCAGGCAATATCCTGTAAAGGATTCAGATATTGAacaaaatgatcttttttttgtggCGTTTTTTTGTTCTTAGCGGGTCTAGATCTGAAAGTTTTAGAAAAGGGGCTCCATCTGtgttctgctttttttcttctgtgccGTTTATGCGTAGAACGACGGCGTTGAACAActtctccttttattttccattcccGTACAGTAAGGCTGTAAAGGCATCAAGCCGTTTACGCtgatcctccctccctcaccagCAGGATGCTCTCCCACGCCATCCACCGTATGGGCAGCACCGCCCGGCCCTGGATGCGGTAGTAGTCGCTGCTGTACAGGTTCCGGCTCATCCCGAAGTCGGCTATCTTGATGGTGAGACGCCGGTCCAGCAGGCAGTTCCTGGTGGCCAGATCTCGATGCACAAAGTTCAAAGACGCCAGGTACTTCATCCCCGATGAGATCTGCACTGACATGTGGAGGAGGTCGGACAGACTGGAGAAGAAATGGATCGGGAGTCAGagatgagaggggggggtgggggggggcgacaatAGTAAAATCACACactcttgttttttgttctgcAGAAAAGTGCTGCTGATGTCCTTAAAAGTTTGCATCAAAGCGGGATGATTTATTGAAGCGCTCAGATGATCCATGGTGTCGGCATTTCAACAGCATGCGTCTGTACTAACCTGACTGAAGGGATGTTGTTGGCGTGTGTCAGCGTGCTCTCGATCTCCCGCTGCGACAGGAACATGTTGAGGTCTCCGTTCTCCATGTACTCGGTGACCATGCACAGCGGGTCGGatgacacgcacacgcacagcagcCGTATGATGTTTGGGTCGTTCAGACGAGACATGATCTTTATCTCCTTCAGGAAGTCGTTCCTGgcagagagacggaggagacgaCGCGGGTTCATCTTCAGAGTTAAAGGAATGAACTGTGGAAACCTCACTGGATTGATTCGGAAAACGCCAAATCCCCAGCTGTCCTCTTTCTGTGTTCCGTCGTGTCTTTACCAAACGGGGGTTGAACCCAATGAGGATATTCCACTTGTCTCAATAATGCCATGAACTGATTCGTTTACATTTAGTCAATCAATCAGACGGATTCAAGGATCAATACACTTATCACACACAGGTGTGTCATGTACCTGGCCTGGCTGGTAGCATCAGCCCTCAGCTGCTTGACAGCCACCAGTGCTGAATGACCATCTCTGTCAGGGAGAGGCGACCCCTCCCCAAGGAATTCTGGGAGCCCCTCGGCCTCACACAGGTGGACCTGGAGGACAAGCAGGGATGAAAATAAACGACACTCTCTTCCTAGAAACAGACCATCGTGCGGAATGTCCTGATTTCTCCTTTCATTTGTAGCTGTTACGGATTCTCCGTGTCTCCCACGGCGCTCCCGGCTCACCTCCCCAAACTGGCCCTCGCCCAGCTTTTCCCTGAAGATCAGCTGTTGTCGCGGGAACTCGGCGGCAGAGATGTCCTTCCTGGTCAGAGAGTCCACGGTCAGGGCAGGGACAGCGTACATGTTGCTGCCGGTGACGCCCTGCAACCGCACGATATCGGTCTCGGCGTAGTGCGGCgcgttgctatggaaacactGGTGTGGCGTGCACTGGGTGATGTCAGGCTCGGCGTAGCCTCCTCCGCATGCTGTAAGAAGGAGGAAGTTGTTGCTCTTATACTTCTGTATTAGAAATaatgaatattattttataCTCTGCTCCTATAGAGCGAGGAAGGGAAGGGCACCGTTTCTTACACCTCTCTGTCCGTGAACATCCTGCTGgtgaaatgaaaacagactACCGCATTTAATAGATATTTACATTTCTGAGGTCACACCTTTCAGCTCTTACCACGCGGCCAGCCTGACGCCACGCGGCACGAAGTCAGCAGGAGGAGGTCATAAAGAGGATTACCGAGGAGGAGAGCTGGAAGACGAGGAGGCAGAAATGtggaaagagacagacagggctgggaggtgaaagagagaaaaagtgcAGAATGAATGCGTGCACGTTTTACAGCATCACCGAGCAAATACTGAAGAGTGAGAGGAAAAAGGGGAAGAAGAGAAATCAGATGAAGAGACACTGCGTAGGACAGATGGAATGGACGCGCCACCGTGACGGCGACTTTTAGAGAAGTGCCAGAAGGGGGCAGAAAgcaacacttttattttgccGGCGGCCCTCTCACTGAGAATCGCACCACGAGCCATCCCAGAGGCTCCGGAGCACGATGTGTCTATGTTCACCTGAGGCCTCTGCACTCTGCGACAGCTCTGGCAGTTTGTTCCTCAGCGCCGCCGGGTTCTGGTACTGTGGGTCCAACAGGAACACCCTCTCATAGTGAGGGTCAGAGTTGGCTGGGTTTGAGCAAAGTGCAAGTCGGTAAATCCAGTTCAATTCATCAAGCTGTTCAAGCATGATGGGTTAAAGGTCAGCTTTCTGTTTTGTAAGGTAAGTATAAGGGCGCTCTACCTATAGAAGCATGGACGGAGCGGGGGGGCACAGGGGGAGTCTGGAGGATGATGGTGTCGCTGCAGGACGAGAGCCGGACCGTCACGTCCTCGTCAAGGATCCGGCGTGGAGCCTGGAAGCGAGGGGGAAATGTTGTTTCAGCTTTGGGGCTCATTCGTGCTAATTAATCTGTAATAATATACATAACAATACAAAGTTATGCACACGAGAGTTACGACTGTCTCAAGAGCACGTTTTGCATTTTCCCCCGATTGCATTTATTGAGTGGGGTAAAAGAAAACCTTTCTGATTGGAGGTGCTAATTCTAGAAGGAAATATTTTCCAGCAGTCTGTCTTTGGTTTGCGATCATGAATGGTTTGTAGATTTGCTGCTTTATGATGCTTCCTGCTGATGAACAGTTAGCACGGAGCTAACATACTAGAAAATGAAGCCCACTGAGCTCAGTCTGAGGCTTGTTAATCTCACTCAGAGCATGCAGCTCTTATTTATTGGGAGCAACAGTGTTATAAAGGCCTGTTGTTCAAGTCTTTTAACGTAAATAAATAGCATCAGCTCTGTCGTGTAGATCTACAGGTGACCCCGAATTTGAGAAATGTTTTAATcctgtacatattatgtgtctttttaatttcttgttatttttcatctgtggagtaatttatttttattttattggtattgttaaatatcgatgatttatgtactaaggactttcaacggaaacaagaccgcaagggcttttttgaaatgctcctcttagacaggatgtttgactgtacttgtactgtaatacatactactgtttgactgtacttgtaatgtaatacatactactgtttgactgtacttgtactctaacattctatctaataaatatattaatcatcatcatcatgcatgcAGCACAGTAAGGACGTTAGTGGGTTATTATAATTCCCTTATTATTTCATAATGCAGTCTTAAGGGCAGAAATTTAGATGAGcaactcaactcaactttatttataaagcactttaaaacaagCGTAGCTAAACCAAAGTGCAAGATTAAAGTGTAAATATGTGGAAAATAAGAACAATACGTatgaaatagaatagaacaaATAAAGAATGCTCCCAAGGCCACATTGTCACGCCGCCTCGAACGCCAATGAGTAAATGGATGTTTTTGTACTTACGTTTGAACTAAAAAACACAACTGAagccttctttctctctctatgaCTACTCACCTTCTCCAGAACCTTGCAGACATACTGGCACCAGAGGATAAGAAAGATGATGACGACCAACAGAAGGATGATGGTCACTAGACAACCAATCAGAATGGGCGTGTTCCCGTCCTCTGGTTGGTCACTGGCTGACGGATTGGCTGAGAGAAGAGGTCAGACGCGTAGATGTTGTTAACAATAACCACTGACTTGTGGTGGCAGTAAAAGAATGGCAATAAATCTGCATCATGCAATATTATTGCTGAGGTGACAGATTATCGACGGTGTCAGACTGAAGCACAGAATAACAGAGAAGAAGGctaaggtcaaaggtcatacCTGGGTTTGGTGTGGCGGATATGGAGCTTCCCTCGTGGACTGGAGGAGAAGAGGTCACCACCAGAGTCCTCTGGGTTGGAAGTACAGTGTCCTCTGAGGGACATACGAAGGGAAATCGTTATGCATGTTTGACGATGCGTGTTTTAttcatatgtatttatgtatgcgtttgtgttttttcgTGCTACCCGACTGAAAGGCGATTTCGCTGAACATCATCCAAACATCGGCGAAGTAGAAGCGGCAGCGGAGGGACTTGGCAGTCCGGCGATTCAGCGGCACAGTCACGTACCGAGCGCTTGGGTTTCTGTCATCCAACACTGTTTTGAACGCCACAGTCTCCGCCCCCCAGCCGGCAATGAGGCGGGGCTTAAACCAACAGGAGACAGAGGAAAAGATCTTCACGCCGCGGGAGAACATGTTGTTACTGTGAACCTGGATGGAAATAGAGAGGTGCGTTATGTTTGCAGCGGTTagagcaaaacaacaaaaatacgtGTCCATTTTCTTCCGCCCCTCCGCCCCGAGGgccacgggagttgctggagacGATCCCAGCTCGCTCTTCTTCTTTGCCTCAACCAAACTTCAAGTATTTACATATTTTCTATCATTGCCTTCTGTCTGATGAGGCTTAGtagacaaacatttaaaacaattggATGGCCGAGAGGGGAGATGAGACGATGGCGTTAAATGAAGAGCATTTGAAACCTTCATGGAGGTGAAGTTCCTCTGCCTGTCGAAGACAAACTCCATCTCCACGTATCCCTGAGTTC
This genomic interval carries:
- the ddr2l gene encoding discoidin domain-containing receptor 2; translated protein: MHLFVLLILQATAAFGQIDPAHCRYALGMEDGRITDSDITASSQWYETTGPQYARLNREEGDGAWCPEGQLEPSDSQYLQVDLGRLTFLTVVGTQGRFARNSGNEFARAYRLNYSRDGLQWRSWRNRLGNAVVEGNKNAYTSVINDLHPPIITRYVRLIPVTKLSTTVCMRVELYGCPWDDGLISYSAPEGQLMMPPGYPIASLNDSTYDGAHERRRLVGGVGQLTDGVIGLDDFLLTRQYHVWPGYDYLGWRNDSLGTQGYVEMEFVFDRQRNFTSMKVHSNNMFSRGVKIFSSVSCWFKPRLIAGWGAETVAFKTVLDDRNPSARYVTVPLNRRTAKSLRCRFYFADVWMMFSEIAFQSEDTVLPTQRTLVVTSSPPVHEGSSISATPNPANPSASDQPEDGNTPILIGCLVTIILLLVVIIFLILWCQYVCKVLEKAPRRILDEDVTVRLSSCSDTIILQTPPVPPRSVHASIANSDPHYERVFLLDPQYQNPAALRNKLPELSQSAEASALLLGNPLYDLLLLTSCRVASGWPRACGGGYAEPDITQCTPHQCFHSNAPHYAETDIVRLQGVTGSNMYAVPALTVDSLTRKDISAAEFPRQQLIFREKLGEGQFGEVHLCEAEGLPEFLGEGSPLPDRDGHSALVAVKQLRADATSQARNDFLKEIKIMSRLNDPNIIRLLCVCVSSDPLCMVTEYMENGDLNMFLSQREIESTLTHANNIPSVSLSDLLHMSVQISSGMKYLASLNFVHRDLATRNCLLDRRLTIKIADFGMSRNLYSSDYYRIQGRAVLPIRWMAWESILLGKFTTASDVWAFGVTLWEIFTLCKEQPYSLLSDEQVIENTGEFFRNQGRQIFLYAPPLCPPSLFELMMRCWGRDIPDRPTFEGLYQALRPHVSQ